A region of Culicoides brevitarsis isolate CSIRO-B50_1 chromosome 1, AGI_CSIRO_Cbre_v1, whole genome shotgun sequence DNA encodes the following proteins:
- the LOC134837144 gene encoding transcription factor Ken 1, which translates to MLMLQYSKHSECILQEIGAAFRGEHPADLLLVCEGKETLKAHKLVLAAASPLIRMILEDTPLVEGITTVHFPDVQANYFRLLLDFLYSGETYVPANEVDYVYELLALLEIKSNVWRSGNKKDQELLKNESRIDINSNEGLPRRNRSRTRSGSLSADDIPNSQGVKHERNLGSSGEEDRDDELYNDEDLRIRRDSVRPSSKDDDENDRDSDDDRGRRSSGSSQRRSSSDPMNLSVVKSNNEDSDDGNIDVETIGNAPSKSLLPARFMDTYRKRKALYAHADSDLLKPPEHELLHSSPDNYVVTPHRKRRPGFHNSPAQNPPFTPTYLEDYANRERKGFLSPSASAPPTYITDFLLSGERSQRPTDLLHSNNHHHNNNSRRRPPSADNPLAVAPSFVYAWPPPGALAGLPGSPADLLGLPPSLHASSADNASDASGHQSVSHNSRSSSASVTSAGGGNGSNGSGAPVREYRCEYCGKQFGMSWNLKTHLRVHTGEKPFACRLCVAMFKQKAHLLKHLCSVHRNIINAPEAGGRYTCCFCTLMFETLQELVRHLSGHHNNLLLSKNLHE; encoded by the exons ATGCTTATGCTTCAATATAGCAAACACAGTGAGTGCATACTCCAGGAAATTGGTGCTGCATTTCGCGGTGAACATCCAGCCGATCTGTTGCTTGTGTGCGAAGGAAAGGAAACGTTAAAAGCACACAAGCTTGTGTTAGCTGCTGCTAGTCCGTTAATTAG aatGATATTAGAAGATACACCATTAGTAGAGGGCATCACAACGGTCCATTTTCCCGATGTACaagcaaattattttagattacTACTGGATTTTTTATACTCTGGCGAGACATATGTGCCTGCGAACGAGGTAGATTATGTGTATGAATTATTAGCgttattagaaattaaatcgAATGTCTGGCGAAGCGGTAATAAAAAGGATCAag aattacTTAAAAACGAATCCCGCATCGACATCAACAGTAACGAAGGCTTACCACGACGAAATCGATCGCGAACCCGTTCAGGCTCTCTTTCCGCCGACGACATTCCAAATTCGCAAGGCGTCAAGCACGAACGCAACTTGGGCAGTTCGGGCGAAGAAGATCGCGACGACGAGCTGTACAACGACGAGGATTTGCGGATACGAAGAGACAGCGTGCGACCCTCGTCAAAGGATGACGACGAAAATGACAGAGATTCCGACGACGATCGAGGGAGACGAAGTTCGGGATCATCGCAACGTCGCAGCTCGTCAGATCCGATGAATTTATCGGTCGTGAAATCAAATAACGAGGATTCCGACGACGGAAATATCGACGTTGAGACAATCGGCAATGCGCCATCCAAA AGTTTATTACCAGCCCGATTTATGGACACGTATCGGAAAAGGAAAGCGTTATATGCGCACGCAGATTCGGATTTGTTGAAACCGCCAGAGCATGAATTGTTGCACAGCTCTCCGGATAATTATGTCGTGACGCCACACAGGAAACGACGACCAGGTTTTCACAATTCGCCCGCACAAAACCCCCCATTTACTCCAACGTACCTTGAGGATTATGCCAATCGTGAACGAAAGGGTTTCCTTTCGCCGTCGGCTTCGGCGCCTCCAACTTACATaacag ATTTCTTATTATCAGGCGAAAGATCTCAACGACCCACCGATCTGCTGCATTCAAATAACCAtcatcacaacaacaacagcagaaGGCGTCCTCCGAGTGCCGATAACCCGTTAGCGGTTGCTCCATCCTTCGTGTATGCATGGCCTCCGCCCGGCGCCTTAGCAGGTCTCCCGGGATCGCCTGCCGACCTTTTGGGACTTCCGCCTTCGTTGCATGCCAGTAGTGCGGATAATGCGAGCGACGCGAGTGGGCATCAAAGTGTTTCGCACAATTCGCGCAGTTCGAGTGCTTCGGTGACGAGTGCGGGCGGCGGAAATGGCAGCAATGGAAGCGGAGCGCCTGTACGGGAATACCGATGCGAATATTGTGGCAAGCAGTTTGGGATGTCGTGGAATTTGAAGACACATTTGAGGGTGCATACGGGCGAAAAACCGTTCGCGTGTCGATTGTGCGTGGCGATGTTCAAGCAAAAGGCACATTTATTGAAGCATTTGTGTTCGGTGCATCGAAATATCATAAATGCCCCGGAAGCGGGAGGGAGATATACTTGTTGCTTCTGTACACTGATGTTCGAGACGCTGCAAGAGCTGGTGCGACATTTGTCGGGGCATCATAACAATTTACTGCttagcaaaaatttacatgaataG